The nucleotide window TCAATTTCTGTATTCCTATTTGCCTTGAGCACCATTATGGGTAACTATTATTATGGAGAAGCAAATATCAGCTTTATGAAAAACAATAAACGTACGCTTACTTTGTACCGCATTGGGGTAATTGCAATGGTCATTTTTGGTACACTGTATAGTGCAGAATTAGTATGGGCGTTGGCGGATATTTTTATGGGAATGATGGTTTTAATTAACCTGTATGCTATTACAAAATTATCCGGTCTTGTACGTGCAGTACTAAACGACTATGTCAAACAAAAGAAAAAAGGGCTGGATCCTGTTTTCCATGCAGATAATATTGAAAATATCCCAGGACGTAATCAATTAGAAGCATGGGTGGATACTGCTGAATCAAAAAAAGTAAGTAATATTTAATAGAAACGAAAAAAGCTAATCGTCTTTCATTAGAAATAACGATTAGCTTTTTTATTTGACCTTCGTTTTCCATTTAAATATCTAACATGATGTACGTACGAATAACCTCAGGATTCGTATGAAGAAGTGAAGCCATTCTGTACAGTGTTAAGTGAGCTTAGTTGTACATTTTTAGGTTAGCATTTCCACTCTGATTCAACTTTATATCTAAAATATTAAAATTTCGTAATGCGAGCTATAGACCCAGTACCAACGTTGCTGTAATCAAGTGCAAAGAAGCAAACTATCATAATACGCTACTACTCTGCCCTTTTTGTGTATCTCATTCATTATTTTTTTGCTGCATATTGATAAGCTATATTGAACTGGACAGTTTTATGAAGGTTTACTTCTGCCTATCTTATCAAATACTTTTTGAATAAAGTCCTCAACCAATTAACATATCCGTTTACCACCCTACATAAAGGCATTAAAAGACTGATGCTAGACTAACAAGTAGACACAGGTTGTTATAATAAAAATATAAATGATAACGAGGTGTCTTTAAATGGCAAAAGCAAACGAAAAGCGTTACGAAGAATCATTCAAGAAAGAAACGGTGAAGTACATCGCCGAGAACAACAAATCTGTAGCGCAGGTAGCGAGAGAGGTGGGCGTAAACGAAAACACCTTGCATGGCTGGATAAAGAAATATAGTCAGCAACCTGAAATAAAAGCAGCACAAACATTTTCTACACCGGAAGCCGAGTTGAGAGCCTTACAAAAACAAATTCGTGAGCTGAAAAATGAAATCTTAAAAAAGGCGATGCACTAATTTGCGAAAAGCCCTCGGTAAAGTATGGATTCATCCATGAATACCGCTCCCAATTTTGGGTGGAGAAGATGTGCAGCGTTTTGGGAGTATCGAAAAGCGGCTATTTCAAATGGGTAAAACGCCTAAAAAGCGAACGACAGAAAAAGAATGAACAACTCTCTCAAAAAATCTTACAAACCCATCTGGAGTTCCATCAAAGATATGGGAGTGTAAAAATTTCCAAGACATTAAACAAACGCGGTATAAAGGTAAGTGAGCGTACCTAACACCTAAACTCGTAATGAATTTAGGTGTTTTCATTTATCTTGACATCAATCTTCGCATGTGTGGTAAATAAATCAATTTTTTTTGATTTATTTGTTGTAAAATTGAAACATATGGAATAAAATACTAATATCAAAAGAATTTGATTAAAGGAGCAAAACATGAAAGAAATTAAATTGTATAATGCATCTATAGTCCAATCCTTTGCTTCTTATGAAAAAAGGTTTAAGGCATTGGCTGATCAGAAGCGCCTACATGTTTTATATGAACTTTGTCAACGTGGGGAAACATGTGTATGCGATCTTACAGAAGTGTTGGGCTTGTCACAATCAAAGCTCTCATACCATCTGAAAATTCTACTGGATGCAAATCTAATCACCAAAGAGACGAGAGGAACATGGAGTTACTACAATATTAATAAAAAAGAAGTAGATGCTTTACTCTCTGAACAGCTATGTTGTATTTTTCGTCCTATGTCTTAAAAATTTTTCGTTTATAAATCAATTTTTTTTGATTAATAAAATCGTTCTTTAGCATAACTGCTTTATACATTATGGAAATGAAGACAGGGGGAATACGATGAAGCCAATTCAATTGCAAGGAAAAAACACGCAAGGTTGTTGTACAACATCGACAGCACCCGTATTGAAAAACATGCAGGAGCAAAGTATTAAGCATTTACCTGTTGCAATTATCGGAGCGGGACCTGTAGGGCTTGCTGCAGCTGCTCATTTAGCAAAAAGAGGAGAAGCATTTTTAGTGTTAGAGGCAGGGTTTGAAGTCGCAGCGAATATTTTAACTTGGGGACACGTTAGATTGTTTTCACCTTGGCGTTACAACATGGATAAAGCGGCAGTTGAACTACTTGAAAAGCATGATTGGAAAGCGCCTGATTTAGATCAACTTCCTACGGGAAAAGAGCTTATTGAAAATTATCTGCAGCCTTTATCAAACCTTCCAGAAATTCATCCATACTTACATCAAAATACAAAGGTATTAGGGATTAGTCGGAAATATACGGATAAGATGAAGACATCTGGACGTGAACAGGTACCGTTCACATTATATGCAGAGAAAGATGGGGTATTTACAACATATGAAGTCCGAGCTGTTTTAGATGCTTCTGGTACATGGGGGAACCCGAATCCTGCCAATTCAAGTGGTGTATGGTTAGAGGAAGAAAAATCTCTGCAACAATATATTTTTTATGGAATTCCTGAAATTTTAGGAAGCGCGCGAACCCGTTATAAAAATAAAAGAATAGCTGTAGTGGGAGGCGGTCATTCAGCCATCAATACATTGTTGGAACTAGCTGAACTAAAAGAAATGTATCCAAAAACAGATATAGTTTGGATCATGAGACGTCAAAAGGTTGAAGAAGCTTACGGTGGAGAAGAAAAAGATGCCTTGGCCGCTCGCGGTGCTTTAGGAAGTCGTGTTCATGAAGTGGTTGATAGTGGGAAAGTAAAGGTTATGACACCTTTTCAAATACAGCGTGTATCAAAGGTGAACAATGTGATGAATATACATGGCAATATGAATGGAAAAGAACAGATGATTGCAAATGTGGATGAAATCATTGTCAATACAGGAAGCCGCCCGAATTTGGATATGCTTCGCGAACTGCGCACTTCAATTGATACGACAACAGAAAGTGTAGAGGCTTTGGCGCCATTGATTGATCCCAATGTCCATAGTTGCGGAACAGTTCGTGCACATGGAGAAAAAGAACTGCGGCAACCGGAAAAAGACTTGTATATCTTGGGTTCTAAAAGTTACGGACGCGCACCTACATTCTTGATGGCAACAGGTTATGAACAAGTGAGATCTGTTGTTGCGCATTTGACGAGAGATTACGAAGCAGCAAGTAAAGTCGAATTGGATTTGCCTGAGACAGGAGTTTGCAGTACAAACCTTAACACGGGAAGCTCTTGCTGTTAAGATACACATTTTGTAAGGGAGCTGGAATGTCCGGCTCCTTTTGGTATACCAATATGGAATAGGAGGAACGAATCTGTGACAATCAATCATGCAGGGGTGCTAGGAAAAAAATACTTCCTTTCTTATATGAAGCTTGTTATGCAAGCTCGTCAATATTCAGCAGAACAGGCTAGGCAATATGTATTCCAAAACCTGTTTGGCATGAACTGTGAAAGTCTAGGGCCAATCTCATACCAAAGCTTTTTGGAGGCGTATAAAGAACTGAAACAGTGAGCATAGGAGGATGGTGATGAATGCCACATATAAGGAAATTAGGCAATCTAGGAATATTGTCCTTGTTGCAGTGATTACAGCACTTAGTTTACTTGGAGATTCAATGTTGTATATTACTTTGCCGATTTATTGGAAAGAAGTTGGTCTGGATT belongs to Ectobacillus sp. JY-23 and includes:
- a CDS encoding transposase — protein: MAKANEKRYEESFKKETVKYIAENNKSVAQVAREVGVNENTLHGWIKKYSQQPEIKAAQTFSTPEAELRALQKQIRELKNEILKKAMH
- a CDS encoding metalloregulator ArsR/SmtB family transcription factor, coding for MKEIKLYNASIVQSFASYEKRFKALADQKRLHVLYELCQRGETCVCDLTEVLGLSQSKLSYHLKILLDANLITKETRGTWSYYNINKKEVDALLSEQLCCIFRPMS
- a CDS encoding FAD-dependent oxidoreductase, giving the protein MKPIQLQGKNTQGCCTTSTAPVLKNMQEQSIKHLPVAIIGAGPVGLAAAAHLAKRGEAFLVLEAGFEVAANILTWGHVRLFSPWRYNMDKAAVELLEKHDWKAPDLDQLPTGKELIENYLQPLSNLPEIHPYLHQNTKVLGISRKYTDKMKTSGREQVPFTLYAEKDGVFTTYEVRAVLDASGTWGNPNPANSSGVWLEEEKSLQQYIFYGIPEILGSARTRYKNKRIAVVGGGHSAINTLLELAELKEMYPKTDIVWIMRRQKVEEAYGGEEKDALAARGALGSRVHEVVDSGKVKVMTPFQIQRVSKVNNVMNIHGNMNGKEQMIANVDEIIVNTGSRPNLDMLRELRTSIDTTTESVEALAPLIDPNVHSCGTVRAHGEKELRQPEKDLYILGSKSYGRAPTFLMATGYEQVRSVVAHLTRDYEAASKVELDLPETGVCSTNLNTGSSCC